GATTCAAAGTCGTTCGTGCCGCACGTGACCCTCGCCCGCCTTGGCGGCCACAGCACGGGGGCGGGCGAATGGCTTGCACGCCACGGCGCGCTTTCCGCCCCGCCGTGGCCGGTCACTTCCTTTCGTCTGTACGAGAGCACGCTCGCGCCGACGGGATCGCGCTACACCACCCTGGCGAAATGGCCCCTTGCCCGACGAACGGCCGACTCAGGCTGACGAACGACGAATCCCGCGGTTGCGATTGCGGGCAAACACGGCTTTGTTGCGCCCATGCGCTAGCCGACCTACCGCCAGCGTGACACCATTCACCGAACGGGGACTTCCTGTACCATGACCAATCGTTTCCTTTCCGCGACGGCGCCACTGGCGCTCGCCAGCGCTCTGCTTTCGGGATGCACCACCATGCAGGATACCACGACTGCCGCCACGCCCGTGACAGATGCGCCTGTTGCCGTCGCCATTCCCGAGGGTACGGGCTACTTCGCATCCGACAGCACGCTCCCCTTCCTGGCGCCCGACTTCACGAAGATCAGCGAAGACGATTACGTCCCCGCGTTCGAGCAGGGCATGGCCATCCAGAAGGCCGAAGTGGCCGCGATCACCGCCAACCCGGCGGCCCCAACGTTCGAAAACACGATCGTCGCGCTGGAGAAATCGGGCCGTATGCTGGGCCGCGTGGCGACCGTGTTCTTCGCGCTCACCGGCTCCAACACCACCGACCGGCTTGACGAGATCAACGAACAGATCAGCCCCAAGCTGACGGCGCACGGCGATTCCATCACGCTCGACCCGGCGCTCTTCGCGCGCGTGAAGGCGGTTTACGATAACCGCGCCGCGATGACGATGACGCCGGAAGACGCCAAGCTGCTGGAAACCACGTACGAGAACATGGTCCAGGCCGGCGCGATGCTGACCGATGCCCAGCGCGAGCAGGTGAAGGCTCTCAACAGCGAGCTGTCCACCACGACCACCCAGTTCGGCCAGCGCCTGCGGGAAGCGACCCTCGCCAACGCGCTGATCGTCGATACCCGGGCAGAGCTTGCGGGATTGAGCGATGCGGATATCACCGCGGCCGCCAAGCTGGCCGAAGAAAAGGGCCAGCCGGGCAAGTTCGCCATCGCCCTGCAGAACACCACGCAGCAGCCACTGCTCCCCTCGTTGACCAACCGCGCGGTGCGCGAACGGCTGATGAAGGCCAGCCTCCACCGCGCCGACCAGGGCGGGCCGAACGACACCCGCCTGCTGCTGGCCCGCATCGCCAGCCTGCGCGCGCAGAAGGCGGCCCTGTTCGGCAAGCCCGACTGGGCGACCTACACGATGTGGGACCGGATGGCCGAAACGCCGAAGACCGCACTCGACTTCATGGGGCAGATGGTGCCGCCACTCGCCGCCACCCAGCGCCGCGAGGCCGCGCTGCTCAATCAGCAAATCCGCAAGGAAGGCGGCAAGTTTACCGTCCAGCCGTGGGACTGGTACCGCTACGCCAACAAGGTGAAGGCCGAACGCTACGACCTCGACGAGGACAAGGTCGCCGAATACTTCCAGATCGACAAGGTGCTGGAAGATGGCGTGTTCTACGCCGCGGAACAGCTGTACGGCCTGAAGTTCGCCAAGCGCACGGACCTGCCTGTCTATCACCCCGATGTGACGGTCTATACCGTGTTCGATCGGGACGGCAGCGAGCTCGGCCTGTTTTACTTCGACCCGTACCAGCGGCCCAGCAAGCGCGGCGGCGCCTGGATGAGCAACTTCGTGGACCAGAGCTACCTGTGGGGCACCAAGCCGGTGATCTACAACGTACTCAACATCCCCAAGGCGCCCGCCGGCGAGGCCCAACTCGTCAGCTTCGACAACGTGAACACCATGTTCCACGAATTCGGCCACGCGCTGCACGGGTTCTTCGCCGACCAGAAGTACGTGAGCCTGTCGGGCACGGCCACGGCGCGCGACTTCGTGGAATATCCGAGCCAGGTGAATGAGCTGTGGGCGACTTATCCGTCGGTCCTGTCAAACTATGCCAAACACTACAAGACGGGCGAGACGATCCCGCAGGCGATGATCGACAAGCTGGAGGAAGCGGGCAAGTTCAACCAGGGCTATGATTTCGGCGAAGTCGTGGCAGCCGCGCTGCTCGACATGAAGTGGCACGCGCTCACCCCGGCCGAAGCGGCAGCGATCGACACGCCCGCGGAAGTGGACGCGTTCGAACGTCGCGCACTGACGGAGCTCGGGCTGGAAGTGGACCTCGTGCCGCCGCGTTATCGCAGCAGCTACTTCAACCACATATTCTCGAGCCCGGCCGGATATTCCGCGGGCTATTACAGCTACTTGTGGACCGAGATGCTCGACAAGGACAGCCGCAAGTGGTTCCTCGACAACGGCGGGCTGACGCGCAAGAACGGCGACCACTACCGCGCCACCGTGCTCAGCCGCGGCGGGACGATGGATTATTACCAGATGTTCCAGAACTTCCTCGGCCGCCGTCCCGACGTTCGCCCGATGCTGGAATCGCGCGGCCTGGTTGGCGGTGACACCCCGCCCGAAGCTGCGACGACCGACGACGGCGGCAACGGCACAGGCACGCCGAAGTCCTGACCCGCGATAAGCTCTTCCGGCGGCGTTAAGTCGCCGGAAGGGACACCGCTTAACCCTCGATTGCGGGCTGTTCCGCCAAGGGACAGTGGCTACCACTCCCCTCGCCTGTGCGCGAGGTAACCGGTAGGCGGCCCGCTTCGAGGAGTTTTGTGCGCAACACCCCTGCCCCGACACGTGGCCCTGTCTATCCCCGCCACCGAGCGACGTGGCGGGACCGGATTCGCGCGCTGCTGACAATCGACGGGCCGCACCGCGGGCGCCGGATGCTGACGTTGGCAGCGGCGGTAACCTTCCCCGCGATGGCCGCGCCCGGTGGCTGGCACGCTCTCGGCCCCGCGGCGGAGGCGGCCCCCGTCCGGCTCATGCCGTTCGAGACCGCCGGCCTCAGCTTCCCCGGCTCGGCATTCTACTACCTGGAGGATGTTTCGGGGCTTCCCGACGACGCCCCGCCCGCGCCGATCGCGACCGGCGCGCGCTGGGATGCGGAACCCGCCCTGGCCCCTGCAGTCAGCGCGGCTGCCTTCCGCGCGGCGGGCAGCGGGCTCGACAAGGCCCGCGCGCTTCAGTGCATGACGATGGCGCTTTATTACGAGGCCGCGAACGAACCT
This region of Tsuneonella aeria genomic DNA includes:
- a CDS encoding M3 family metallopeptidase; this translates as MTNRFLSATAPLALASALLSGCTTMQDTTTAATPVTDAPVAVAIPEGTGYFASDSTLPFLAPDFTKISEDDYVPAFEQGMAIQKAEVAAITANPAAPTFENTIVALEKSGRMLGRVATVFFALTGSNTTDRLDEINEQISPKLTAHGDSITLDPALFARVKAVYDNRAAMTMTPEDAKLLETTYENMVQAGAMLTDAQREQVKALNSELSTTTTQFGQRLREATLANALIVDTRAELAGLSDADITAAAKLAEEKGQPGKFAIALQNTTQQPLLPSLTNRAVRERLMKASLHRADQGGPNDTRLLLARIASLRAQKAALFGKPDWATYTMWDRMAETPKTALDFMGQMVPPLAATQRREAALLNQQIRKEGGKFTVQPWDWYRYANKVKAERYDLDEDKVAEYFQIDKVLEDGVFYAAEQLYGLKFAKRTDLPVYHPDVTVYTVFDRDGSELGLFYFDPYQRPSKRGGAWMSNFVDQSYLWGTKPVIYNVLNIPKAPAGEAQLVSFDNVNTMFHEFGHALHGFFADQKYVSLSGTATARDFVEYPSQVNELWATYPSVLSNYAKHYKTGETIPQAMIDKLEEAGKFNQGYDFGEVVAAALLDMKWHALTPAEAAAIDTPAEVDAFERRALTELGLEVDLVPPRYRSSYFNHIFSSPAGYSAGYYSYLWTEMLDKDSRKWFLDNGGLTRKNGDHYRATVLSRGGTMDYYQMFQNFLGRRPDVRPMLESRGLVGGDTPPEAATTDDGGNGTGTPKS